The proteins below come from a single Flavobacteriales bacterium genomic window:
- a CDS encoding SDR family NAD(P)-dependent oxidoreductase — MNVIVTGASSGVGYALVKKLIEHDDVEKVIGIARRKEKLEELAGFAASKGKGWKYVGIAEDVYEISSEAIADHLDRVDVLVNNAGLLVNRSFVELTEEDFEQVYKVNVFAPARLTRLLKPMMGGVKPSHIVNIGSMGGFQGSSKFPGLAAYSSSKSAIAGLSECLAEEFKNDNIKVNCLAFGAVQTEMLAQAFPGFKAPLTSDEMADFVLDFALYGHKYFNGKVLPVSSTTP, encoded by the coding sequence ATGAATGTAATTGTAACAGGTGCCAGTTCGGGAGTTGGGTACGCTCTTGTGAAGAAACTGATTGAGCATGATGATGTGGAAAAGGTCATCGGCATTGCACGCAGAAAAGAGAAGTTGGAGGAATTGGCAGGTTTCGCTGCGTCAAAAGGAAAAGGCTGGAAGTATGTTGGCATTGCTGAAGATGTTTATGAGATTTCCTCGGAGGCAATTGCAGATCATTTGGACAGGGTAGATGTTTTGGTGAATAATGCGGGATTGCTCGTAAACCGGTCGTTTGTGGAGTTGACCGAGGAAGATTTTGAGCAGGTATATAAGGTAAATGTGTTTGCGCCCGCGCGTCTCACACGACTTTTGAAGCCGATGATGGGAGGGGTAAAACCGTCACATATTGTGAATATCGGAAGCATGGGAGGTTTTCAGGGTTCTTCAAAATTCCCAGGTTTGGCCGCCTATAGTTCCAGCAAATCTGCCATTGCTGGACTGTCGGAATGTTTGGCCGAAGAGTTCAAAAACGACAACATTAAGGTGAATTGCCTGGCGTTTGGAGCCGTGCAGACAGAAATGTTGGCGCAGGCATTCCCGGGATTCAAGGCTCCGCTCACTTCTGATGAAATGGCCGATTTCGTGCTTGATTTCGCGCTTTATGGGCATAAATACTTCAACGGGAAAGTGCTTCCGGTATCATCAACAACACCATGA
- a CDS encoding T9SS type A sorting domain-containing protein: MIRWFTLLLAGLLWTGVHAQHRTFINHYESDFSEAYAEHPEIPKGLLEAIAYNRSNFRFLDEDELESCIGLPRAFGVFGLIEDGQGYFSNTLNLISELSGYSVEEIKTNPHSHIRGYADALTAVPVIGWNETALAQRLIHLSELPHETAAQQFALDIQSYEVLSLLNDASFMSRFGYEPFRLDLDEIFGENLTVLSSKHILMDGEHIYNESGENYRADPNIGPCYDYAADAFVQTPSCNYSSRGGTAVSAVTIHTIQGSYAGAISWAQDCNANVSYHYVVSNTGQITQMVCEADKAWHVGSENPYTIGIEHDGYISDPNNYTAAMYATTGALCYDISQSGYGISPLRTAYFPWAADTYYNVDGIPGSCVRIKGHQHFPNQTHTDPGQYWDWDHFYKMVNPNTSTTTLTAASGDFYDSGGQIGVYNSDERTLTLIAPTGASSVSVTFQEFDLETDWDYLYIYDGTDVFSLLIGYYTGTDNPGTVTSNNGTLLFEFRSDCGTANPGWAATWQSNGADNIAPSVMVSANNWEADNFYATYTENDNQGGSAVNQDERFSQVLDFDGTRWSGNTDNGFLYDFFAPALTDWVSQTGTWSINSGTAAQSDEGLSNTNLYIPVQQVQNSNYLYSLKMKMGGSGTVRRAGMHFMCSDATLDNRGNSYFIYLRADADKVQIYKVVNDSWTLETDDDLVVDADTWYDIKTVYNQLSGEIRVYVDGSMVSSWTDPSPITSGNSISLRTGNCTAEYDDVRVYKSRTASQLVTIGTANDDVRYQNPDPNTPACEIRTYIFDNAGNCSTEDVTQVNIDWTPPVLSGVADGNSTDIDVTNDGTQLFANWAAATDPHSGVDHYEVAIGDAAGGTNVHPWSNEGLNTSINVAYTLTPNAWYYTTVKAVNGAGLEEADTSNGQQYIDITVDVEELIEQSVYPNPTTGIVHLPQIENLKWQLFDATGRMVAEGSGEKQIDLRAFGLCESVYLMQFSTDETQTSLKLVYRKE, encoded by the coding sequence ATGATTCGATGGTTTACTCTTCTTCTTGCTGGCCTGCTCTGGACTGGTGTTCATGCTCAGCATCGGACATTCATCAATCATTACGAAAGTGATTTTAGTGAAGCTTACGCTGAGCATCCTGAAATACCGAAAGGTTTGCTTGAAGCCATCGCTTACAACCGAAGCAACTTCCGCTTTTTGGATGAAGATGAACTGGAAAGTTGTATCGGGCTTCCTCGTGCTTTCGGAGTTTTTGGCCTGATCGAGGATGGACAAGGCTATTTCAGCAACACATTGAACCTGATATCTGAATTGTCGGGCTATTCCGTTGAGGAGATAAAGACAAACCCGCATTCGCATATTAGAGGATATGCTGATGCTTTGACCGCAGTCCCTGTTATTGGGTGGAATGAAACCGCTTTGGCTCAACGGCTCATTCACCTTTCGGAACTCCCACACGAAACAGCTGCCCAGCAATTTGCTTTGGACATTCAGTCGTATGAAGTGCTTTCATTGCTTAATGATGCTTCTTTCATGTCTCGTTTTGGCTACGAACCATTTCGATTGGACCTGGACGAAATTTTCGGGGAAAATCTGACGGTCCTATCATCGAAACACATTTTGATGGATGGCGAACACATTTACAATGAGAGCGGGGAAAATTATCGAGCTGATCCGAACATTGGCCCCTGCTACGATTACGCAGCCGATGCGTTTGTGCAAACACCAAGCTGCAATTACAGTTCGCGAGGGGGGACTGCGGTGAGTGCCGTTACCATCCACACCATACAAGGCTCATACGCAGGTGCTATCAGTTGGGCGCAGGATTGCAATGCCAATGTTTCCTATCACTACGTGGTGAGCAACACGGGACAAATCACCCAAATGGTGTGCGAAGCGGACAAAGCCTGGCATGTTGGCTCCGAAAATCCATACACCATAGGTATTGAACATGACGGTTACATAAGCGACCCGAACAATTACACGGCCGCCATGTACGCGACCACTGGAGCCTTGTGCTACGATATTTCGCAGAGCGGATATGGCATCAGCCCGCTGCGAACGGCCTATTTTCCGTGGGCGGCCGACACCTATTATAACGTGGATGGAATACCAGGGTCGTGCGTGCGGATAAAAGGGCATCAGCATTTTCCGAATCAGACGCACACAGATCCAGGGCAATACTGGGATTGGGACCACTTTTACAAGATGGTCAACCCGAACACAAGCACGACTACGCTAACAGCCGCAAGTGGTGACTTCTACGATAGTGGCGGTCAGATCGGAGTTTACAACAGTGATGAGCGCACGTTGACGCTGATCGCCCCAACCGGAGCAAGTTCAGTTTCCGTCACGTTTCAGGAATTTGACCTTGAAACAGATTGGGACTACCTCTATATATATGATGGCACGGATGTGTTTTCGCTATTGATCGGCTATTACACCGGAACAGACAATCCTGGAACGGTTACTTCGAACAACGGAACATTATTGTTCGAGTTCAGAAGTGATTGCGGAACGGCCAATCCCGGTTGGGCTGCCACTTGGCAGTCGAATGGTGCCGATAATATTGCTCCTTCTGTAATGGTCAGTGCCAATAATTGGGAAGCGGACAATTTCTACGCAACCTACACGGAGAACGACAACCAAGGAGGTAGTGCGGTGAACCAAGATGAACGGTTTTCGCAAGTGCTGGATTTCGATGGAACCCGTTGGAGCGGAAATACGGACAACGGTTTCCTGTACGACTTCTTCGCCCCCGCGCTGACTGATTGGGTTTCGCAGACCGGAACTTGGAGTATCAACAGCGGAACAGCTGCGCAATCCGATGAAGGACTGAGCAACACCAACCTGTATATTCCAGTACAGCAGGTTCAGAACAGCAATTATCTCTACTCCTTAAAAATGAAGATGGGAGGTTCGGGAACGGTACGAAGAGCGGGCATGCATTTCATGTGCTCGGACGCCACGTTGGACAATCGCGGCAACTCCTATTTCATTTACCTGCGAGCTGATGCAGACAAGGTTCAGATATACAAGGTGGTCAATGATTCTTGGACGTTGGAAACGGATGATGATCTGGTAGTTGATGCCGACACTTGGTATGACATCAAAACCGTTTACAACCAATTATCTGGAGAGATCCGTGTTTATGTAGATGGTAGCATGGTCAGTTCGTGGACCGATCCGAGCCCGATCACTTCGGGCAACAGCATTTCTCTGAGAACGGGGAACTGTACGGCAGAGTATGACGATGTGCGTGTTTACAAGAGTCGGACAGCGTCACAGTTGGTGACCATTGGCACGGCCAACGATGATGTTCGCTATCAGAACCCTGACCCGAACACGCCTGCATGCGAAATCAGAACGTACATTTTTGACAACGCTGGAAACTGCTCTACGGAAGATGTCACGCAAGTGAATATCGATTGGACGCCACCGGTACTTTCGGGTGTTGCAGATGGAAACTCAACAGATATTGATGTTACCAATGACGGCACGCAACTCTTCGCAAATTGGGCGGCAGCAACCGACCCTCACTCTGGCGTTGACCATTATGAAGTTGCCATCGGTGATGCTGCCGGAGGGACAAACGTTCATCCTTGGAGCAATGAAGGTCTGAACACTTCCATCAATGTTGCTTACACCCTCACGCCAAACGCTTGGTATTACACAACTGTAAAGGCGGTGAATGGCGCTGGATTGGAAGAAGCCGACACTTCCAACGGGCAGCAGTATATCGACATTACGGTTGATGTGGAAGAATTGATAGAGCAATCGGTTTACCCGAACCCGACAACTGGAATCGTTCATCTACCGCAGATTGAAAATCTGAAGTGGCAATTGTTCGATGCCACAGGAAGAATGGTTGCTGAGGGAAGTGGAGAAAAGCAGATCGATCTACGAGCATTCGGGCTGTGCGAATCTGTTTACCTGATGCAATTCAGTACGGATGAAACTCAGACCTCCTTAAAACTTGTTTATCGGAAAGAGTAA
- a CDS encoding insulinase family protein, protein MQEEHFERWTLPNGIRCIHRTVNSPVAHLGFLVNMGSRDELPEEHGLAHFVEHTIFKGTKHRKAYHVLSRMEDIGGELNAYTTKEETVVHATFLNQHYARAVELFSDIVFNSTFPAKELEKEKSVIVDEINSYLDSPSDMIFDEFDELVFAGHPLGRSTLGTPESVYSFNGKAVQKFLKRGYRTDQMVISTVGNINLKKLKTMLERYFNKELRSEAKHDRQPFSGYTPKRSEQLKSNYQTHLMMGNVAYPADHDDRIGLYLLSNLLGGPGMNARLHMTLRERHGYTYNVETNYSTFQDTGLFSIYLGMDERYLNKCIDLTHKELRILREKGLGTLQLHKAKQQLLGQVAIGQENNQSQMLGIGKSILLFDEVRTWKEIAEKIEELTAEQLLRIANEVFNEKDFSYLIYNRK, encoded by the coding sequence ATGCAAGAAGAGCATTTTGAACGGTGGACATTGCCGAACGGTATTCGATGTATTCATCGGACGGTCAATTCGCCTGTGGCGCATTTAGGATTTTTAGTCAACATGGGTTCGCGGGATGAACTGCCGGAAGAACACGGACTGGCGCATTTCGTGGAGCACACCATATTTAAAGGAACCAAGCATCGCAAAGCCTATCATGTGCTCAGTCGCATGGAAGACATTGGTGGCGAATTGAACGCTTACACTACCAAGGAGGAAACCGTTGTTCATGCCACATTTCTGAATCAGCATTATGCGCGGGCGGTAGAGCTCTTCAGCGATATCGTGTTCAACTCCACGTTTCCTGCTAAGGAACTGGAGAAGGAGAAATCGGTGATTGTTGATGAGATTAATTCCTATTTGGACTCGCCATCGGACATGATATTCGATGAGTTTGATGAACTCGTTTTCGCGGGGCATCCGCTTGGAAGAAGTACATTGGGAACACCTGAAAGTGTGTACAGTTTCAATGGAAAGGCCGTTCAGAAGTTTCTGAAACGCGGCTATCGCACCGATCAAATGGTTATCAGCACGGTTGGGAATATCAATCTGAAAAAGCTGAAAACCATGTTGGAGCGCTACTTCAATAAGGAATTACGCAGCGAGGCAAAACATGACCGCCAGCCGTTTTCCGGTTACACTCCCAAACGCTCTGAGCAACTGAAATCGAATTATCAGACGCATTTGATGATGGGCAATGTGGCCTATCCGGCCGATCATGACGACCGCATCGGACTTTATCTGTTGTCTAACCTTTTGGGCGGTCCGGGAATGAACGCCCGCTTGCACATGACACTTCGCGAGCGTCACGGCTACACCTATAATGTAGAAACCAACTATTCCACCTTTCAGGATACGGGACTGTTTTCCATCTATTTAGGCATGGACGAGCGTTACCTGAACAAATGCATCGACCTTACGCACAAAGAACTTCGCATTCTCAGAGAAAAAGGACTTGGAACGTTGCAATTGCACAAGGCGAAACAGCAATTGCTGGGGCAAGTGGCCATCGGGCAGGAAAATAATCAGAGCCAGATGTTGGGCATTGGCAAGAGTATTCTTCTGTTTGATGAGGTGCGCACTTGGAAAGAGATTGCAGAGAAGATCGAGGAACTCACAGCCGAGCAATTGCTTCGTATTGCCAACGAAGTGTTCAATGAAAAAGACTTCAGCTATTTGATCTACAACAGGAAGTAG
- a CDS encoding S8 family serine peptidase, with protein sequence MKQIFTILWALLFSTAMFAQERPQIVPGNLIVQVPNAKIEDVIAENQFFNGQPTGLKLNRLLSSPMAAYLLEFDPNIHHEQFLQQVWNHPGVSLIQLNHYIQNRNTTPDDPQLNQQWWHINTGQNGGTPDADIDSDEAWDITTGGVTATGDTIVACVVDDGGALSHPDLMANNWVNYHEIPNNDLDDDGNGYIDDYLGWNPVDHDDNVDGGSHGVNVAGMIGAVGNNGTGVVGVNWNVKIMNTTYGDIGNTNNPNEANVIEAYTYPLVMRRLYEQTSGAKGAYVVVTNSSWGIDNADPADAPLWCAFYDTLGMSGILSTGATANNNVNIDNVGDLPTACSSEYLIAVTATDDQDVRTFSGYGQTTIDLGAPGDNVRTTASNGTYQTTSGTSFASPATAGAVALAYSAPCASLAAISHSDPAFAAQMVRDAILNGVDPVSNLATECVTGGRLNVRGALDEILNNCSSGGCIAPFTLMASGISDTLATISWNSLADIDSFNISFAEIGGSVTDIANLPQNSFNLTNLTACTDYWFVAQSICDGVAGDWSDTLFFETDGCCVPPTGFQLGNLTDTSVTATWTSVLAAESYLIQWREAGNSTWNDMDGITSTTYTIADLAPCTEYQVRIATNCSGDSTVFSATQTLSTFGCGACIDNAYCASSGSTDYEWIGSIEVGDLSNSSSGSANGYEDFTNMSATLQRGDSIDFTFTPDFAGQAYTEHFRVWIDADQNGAFDNSELLVDDIPGSQSAVSGTITIPSNAVLGSTRMRVSMAYGTGGFGAYPQTACQEGQDGEVEDYCVNIIDTISGISEAATTFGMKVYPIPARTQLTVELQNPVFAQTNLEIVDAMGRIAMLATSSENRTIIDISQLSEGIYLLRAVDVHGQIIGMSRFVK encoded by the coding sequence ATGAAGCAAATATTTACAATCCTTTGGGCGCTGTTGTTTTCCACAGCCATGTTCGCTCAAGAAAGACCGCAAATCGTTCCAGGCAACTTGATCGTTCAGGTTCCAAATGCTAAAATTGAGGATGTGATTGCCGAAAATCAGTTCTTCAACGGTCAACCTACAGGCTTGAAGCTGAATCGACTTCTCTCATCTCCAATGGCCGCCTATCTGTTGGAATTCGATCCGAACATTCATCACGAACAGTTCTTGCAGCAAGTTTGGAATCATCCCGGTGTTTCGTTGATCCAACTGAATCATTACATCCAGAATAGGAACACGACCCCAGACGATCCTCAGCTGAACCAGCAATGGTGGCATATTAATACGGGGCAGAACGGAGGCACGCCCGATGCCGACATTGATTCGGACGAAGCTTGGGACATCACAACAGGAGGCGTAACGGCAACAGGAGACACCATTGTTGCGTGCGTAGTAGATGATGGTGGTGCCCTCAGTCATCCAGACCTAATGGCCAACAACTGGGTCAATTACCACGAGATCCCGAACAATGATCTGGACGATGATGGCAACGGCTACATTGATGATTACTTGGGCTGGAATCCGGTTGACCATGACGACAACGTGGATGGGGGAAGTCATGGTGTGAATGTGGCAGGGATGATCGGAGCGGTTGGAAACAACGGAACCGGAGTTGTTGGTGTGAACTGGAATGTGAAGATCATGAATACCACCTATGGTGACATTGGCAACACCAATAACCCAAATGAGGCAAACGTCATTGAGGCATACACCTATCCGTTGGTAATGAGGCGACTTTACGAGCAGACCAGTGGCGCAAAAGGTGCTTATGTAGTGGTAACAAATTCTTCCTGGGGAATTGACAACGCAGATCCAGCGGATGCGCCACTTTGGTGTGCCTTTTACGATACGCTTGGCATGTCGGGTATTCTGAGCACGGGAGCAACCGCCAACAATAATGTCAATATTGACAATGTGGGCGACCTGCCGACCGCCTGCTCCAGCGAGTATCTGATCGCGGTAACGGCAACAGATGATCAAGACGTGCGGACATTCTCCGGCTACGGACAAACGACCATCGACCTCGGTGCGCCTGGCGATAACGTGCGGACAACGGCTTCCAACGGAACATACCAGACCACCAGCGGAACTTCGTTTGCCAGTCCGGCAACCGCAGGTGCCGTTGCCTTGGCCTATTCCGCCCCCTGTGCCTCGTTGGCAGCCATCTCACATTCCGATCCTGCGTTTGCTGCCCAGATGGTGCGAGATGCCATACTGAATGGCGTGGATCCCGTAAGCAACCTCGCCACAGAATGTGTTACCGGTGGACGACTGAACGTTCGGGGCGCGCTGGACGAAATACTGAACAATTGTTCCTCTGGCGGATGTATTGCGCCCTTCACGTTGATGGCATCCGGCATTTCGGACACCCTTGCCACGATCAGTTGGAACAGTTTGGCGGACATTGATTCATTCAACATCAGCTTTGCTGAAATTGGAGGAAGCGTCACGGACATTGCGAATCTTCCGCAGAACTCCTTCAATCTGACAAATCTGACCGCCTGCACAGATTATTGGTTCGTGGCGCAATCCATCTGCGATGGTGTTGCCGGAGATTGGTCCGACACGCTTTTCTTTGAAACGGATGGCTGTTGCGTACCTCCCACCGGATTTCAACTTGGAAACCTTACTGATACATCGGTTACGGCCACGTGGACGTCCGTTCTGGCGGCCGAAAGCTACCTGATCCAATGGCGAGAAGCAGGGAACTCCACTTGGAACGACATGGATGGGATCACCTCTACCACCTACACCATTGCTGACCTTGCCCCGTGTACCGAATACCAAGTACGAATTGCAACCAATTGCAGCGGTGATTCAACTGTTTTCTCGGCAACTCAAACGCTATCAACATTTGGCTGCGGTGCCTGTATCGATAATGCTTATTGCGCGTCCTCGGGCAGTACAGATTACGAATGGATCGGAAGCATTGAGGTCGGTGATCTTTCAAATAGCTCCTCTGGCTCAGCCAATGGCTATGAGGATTTCACCAACATGTCAGCAACTCTTCAGCGCGGTGATTCCATCGATTTCACATTCACACCGGATTTTGCGGGACAGGCCTACACAGAACACTTCCGCGTTTGGATAGATGCGGATCAAAATGGAGCGTTCGACAACTCTGAACTGCTGGTCGATGATATACCGGGAAGTCAATCGGCTGTTTCCGGAACGATCACAATCCCATCAAACGCTGTCCTCGGATCTACGCGAATGCGTGTTTCCATGGCTTACGGAACCGGTGGCTTTGGAGCTTATCCGCAAACCGCCTGTCAAGAAGGGCAGGATGGCGAGGTGGAAGATTACTGTGTGAACATCATCGATACGATCAGTGGAATTTCGGAAGCTGCTACCACATTTGGCATGAAGGTCTATCCGATTCCAGCACGAACACAACTTACCGTTGAACTTCAAAACCCTGTTTTCGCTCAAACCAACTTGGAAATTGTGGATGCTATGGGGCGAATTGCAATGCTGGCAACATCGTCCGAAAACCGCACGATAATCGATATAAGTCAGCTTTCGGAAGGAATCTATCTTCTACGTGCTGTGGATGTACACGGTCAAATCATTGGAATGTCCCGTTTCGTGAAATAA